Below is a window of Populus alba chromosome 2, ASM523922v2, whole genome shotgun sequence DNA.
atttaCAGGCACTATTACTGTTTTGATAAACTTAAGTAAACTGGGTTAGAGTTGACTTTTATATCACCCAATCAACttaataaaaactcaatttgaCTTAAAAGTTCAAGGCAATtgcattttaacattttttgaaCTGTCTTCAACTTTCAAGAAAGTTTCTTCCCTCAGCACTTAATGATAATGTATACGCCAAAACTTGGCTATCTCTTTATCAATAAAGCcttcaaataacaaaatttggTTTATAGACAGTTCTATCTACTTTCTGTCCTTGGGATACAAGGAAAACGCTCTTACTATATTTATGACCTTTCTTAAGTCTCCATCTCTcaattctccttttctttctcctatATTTATTGTTCTTAATCTTGCTATTATAAGGCATTTcatattctctttttttccagACATTTCCAACTTGCTTTGTCTACAGTGTGAATAAAGAGGTACAGCAACAAGCCTTGCAATACCTAGTCAACTACAACAAGCATCTCATCCAGGTGATAATCATTTGACCATGGATTGAGTGAGTTTGAATTGCATAATACATGAACCTCGAAAGAGAAAATGCAAGCACAAAGGAGAGAACTTGCTTGTTGAAACAAAATGCAGTAATCATGCAACAAACCTGAAGGTGAGTATGCCCAAGTAATTCACGCAGAGGTCTAGCACTGGATAACGGGTGTTCTGGAGGAAACTCACAGACAATTTGGTTCAGCAACTGTAAAGGCACAAAAACACAACCATGTAAAGCAATACAAGCAAGAAGACAACTATGAATGTGTCAAAATTCACTTGCAAGTTGCAATATTAGAAGCAAACAAAAAATGCAGTCTAGGTTTACACATTTGTGTCAAGATGACTTACTTCAGCTTGCCGACCAGCATGAAGTCTGACCCCTGAAGCATCATACATCACCTGCAGAAAATATAAAAGTCAATCATGCCAAAACAGAAAAGGTAGCAGTTCCCAGCAATATATTTGGGTGAATCAAACTTCATGATTAATGAGAGATtaacagaaaacaaaagagCACAAATGGCATTTCTGCCCTATGAATTCTATAGTTAGTGTGAAATCATCCAGATCAAAAGCTGAATAACCCAGTTTAGATCATAAACTTCAGAACTCTTGATGCAGCCCAGCTAAACCAGCTTTTAAGGCAGCCCAGTAACAATCCACTAAAACCTAGATATTAGAATAGGAAATTATATATGGAATCTCGCTACATATTTTGGCCTATAGCATCTTGGGATTGCAAAACTCTCTTGATTAACAGAAATGAGAAGGGAAATCAATAAATATCTTCACTTGGAGAGTTAGCAGTGTCTGTCAATGAACTTTCCAAAACAATTATTCTTAGGATCTTCCATTACATCATTTCAGATGCATATTGATCACTTTTTGAATACCTGAGACTACTTCCTCACATACCATTTTCATATTCCTTTGGTTCAAACAAGGAAACATACTAATCTAACCCTAGATTTTATATCAAAGGAGACTCCAggtcaagaaataaaatttcaaccaaGTAATTCCTCACAGAGCCCGGATTTTTTTACCCTCCTTTTTGGTTGGAAGCTATTGAAGTAAGTCATCATGGCAGCCacaataaaataagtttatagCATTTTACGTCAGTAGTGCCAACTATAAACCTTTTAGCAAAACATACACATAGTTTGATCCCTGAATGAAGCACAAAACAAGTTCAAGCAGAAATGCATCCATTTCATCACCAAAAATGCATTTCAAGCacaaagaaaaggaatgaaTTCGTTTCACACCACTAAAATTTCCTATAAACCTCCAGAAAGTTAAGATTATTTTACTGAGAATTTTACAGAAGCTTCAAACCAACCCACCGTAGTAATTCTATTCAAATCAGTACAACGAGAGGGGGGAAGCATTTTAAACTAATCAAGTTCTGAAGAAGGTTGAACGACAATGTTGGTAAAATTTATCCAAAACAGCAAACAATCAGGCCACACCACCACAGCGGGAAGAGGTATAATACATGCGAGCGAACACCAAGGGGTGAATAAAAAGAGACTCACAACACAGGCCAAGACAACAACAATGGCAAAAGCAGGCGATCCCGTCCCTTCTTGCAAACCTATAGCCACTGCTAGAGCTGTGACAGTTGCAGAATGTGAAGATGGCATTCCACCAGAATCAAGCATTCTTTTAGAATCCCATCTCTTTTCTTTATACCTGAGGCATCTAGgacaaaaatattgaaaatttgaGCTACATGATAGAATCTTAAACTCAACAAATTAATTACAGCCATAATACAAAGTCATATTTATTCAAGTTCATATCCTTTTATCTCTGCCGTTGCAGAAATGGATGGTACAATCCCTATGATGGGTGGCATGGGGTGAAAAATAAAACCCACTTAAAAGGAGAGAGATATTGAAAAGGGAAATCTTTagattaacaattttttatcctttaatcttcaataaaacaaaattgaaaaaaaatcaaatgaaattggGATGGGTCcttttgataaaaagaaaagaaggggaaGGGAAAGAGAATGACCAGGTGGTGAAGAGCTTGAGGAGTTGAGCGATAGCGAAGGAGAGCAAGGCAGAGAGGAGAGGAAGGTTGTACGGTAGCATTGCGGacgatgatgaagaagaagacgcCGTCGTCGTTTGAGGCCCAGCTCTTCCTCCAATCTCCATTCTTTGCctagtgttttttattcaattatttagaCGATCTATCCCGATAGCCTGTCTTTCTATCTCTTCGTATTTGCAGAACCctcctcctttctctctctagacTTGGGGAGGAAGGGAAGGATGAGAAATGGGGAAGAAAgaggggggaagaagaaggttGGATGTTGATGCGAGAAACTGgacggttttttttatttttttattattttattttctgtttaggacaaggaaagaaagagagaatattAATTTGTTGGCATGTCATGCTAAATCCACctaatagaaaattataataattggtTTGGTCGAATTCATAgcaaattttatgattattttttcattaaattaatttgattgtaacTTTAACTTTCTTtgactatatattaaaaagatgatGTTCCAAGGTacaaacatttttctttgtCGTCTCCATTTCTTATagccaattttttcttttcaagtcttcaaaatttttagttttatatttttgcacTTCCAACATTCaactttatttcctttcaatttcatcccttttaattatgttaaaatgGTTTTATGTATAGGgatttatttctatttacatGTTATTGAATATTCAAtatgtaataaaatatttcGATGTCCAATTCGATTctacataataaaattttagattatagttaaccaaaaacttgaaaaaacaatgaccaaattaaaaaaaaaaaggaaaactttAATTTAGCCCCTAaagtttcaaattatatatagttgATCCCTattgttttaggtttttatgtttgagtttaaaattttatttttacatttgttTTGGTACCTCgatattgagaaagaaaagaagccactaaaaatagaaaaagagacATAGAGTATTTGAACGGCCGTAAAACATGTTGAATTTGGTGTCATTGAGTTTGTTTTAGAAATGAGAGTTCAATAAAGATGGTTTTTTCCTTTAACATGCTAGAAAAAGTAAATTGAGACAtgcgattttttttatttgatttaattttataatttttttttagtttaacgtgggtgtccgggccagcttgcgcgcatttaattttatattttaaaatggattAGAGGATGTTTTAggatcaaaaatatttttattaaggtttataatattttttgcataaataaaagattttgcATCTAAGTCTTTTCCTTCAACATCATCCTCATTGAATTTTAACGTTGATTTCAATTGGCAAAGAAACTAGAATTATCAAAACTTTCAGTTTCAAAATCATATACATCTTGATCAAGAAGTTGCTTCCTCTACTCATGTCTTTAAAATGGGTTCTCAAAATTAGTCATGGATCTATAATTACTCTTCTTACGATTCTTTAGGCTCCTTACCTTCACCAACTGACGAGTTAGTTTTGCAATTTGTCTCCACATGTCTTTTATCACTAGTACCGAACAcctcttttcaattttacaaTCTATATTTACATATCTTTTATCACTATTTCTTGAACATCTTtgcttcaaaattaaaaataaatttactttgTTAACTTCAAGAAAATGGGTAtagatttatataaataaaaaagagtacGTAGAATTGAAGTTGACAAATTGGGCTTAATTACTAAGTTAACATGATGGTGAATTAATTGtttcctttgtatttttaaaatattactcatttatatatttttttatgagattaaataAGGAAGTATGGTTATGACATTTTCACTGTGGACATCTTAATTTGAG
It encodes the following:
- the LOC118031986 gene encoding uncharacterized protein codes for the protein MEIGGRAGPQTTTASSSSSSSAMLPYNLPLLSALLSFAIAQLLKLFTTWYKEKRWDSKRMLDSGGMPSSHSATVTALAVAIGLQEGTGSPAFAIVVVLACVVMYDASGVRLHAGRQAELLNQIVCEFPPEHPLSSARPLRELLGHTHLQVVAGAILGFIVGYLMRNTN